One stretch of Cryptococcus decagattii chromosome 10, complete sequence DNA includes these proteins:
- a CDS encoding glutamate 5-kinase, which yields MSGKSKFTPLTIVIKLGTSSIVSPTYPFVPHLRLLSSIVETVVKLRAQGHRVVLVSSGAIGVGLRRMDLKGRGKGLHQKQALAAVGQGRLIALWDNLFSQLDQPIAQILLTRMDISERTRYLNAQNTFSELLQMGVIPIVNENDTVSVSEIKFGDNDTLSAISSAICHADYLFLLTDVDCLYTDNPRNNPDAKPVRVVRDIEKVKQQVSTSTLGTSLGTGGMSTKLIAAELATAAGTTTVVMHSANVTDIFKIIENGPSPCREIAETPELFEGPLCTRFLRRESALKDRKWWIAHGLHAAGTVVIDEGACRAIRRKESGGRLLPAGVVRVVGPFASHQAVRLIVRRRRHDDVAALDSVDESTPGSSTPDLSQIPQPVTLASPALRHLTIGTTNPITILSDINNTEPDTPQLQPSMSLSSSIASLDPLSRSVPPSPAITALAERLGTASLTSIGRGMAEGESDEWEEVEVAKGLARYNSVEIDRIKGRKSSEIEKLIGYVESEHVVDSITFL from the exons ATGTCC GGTAAATCAAAATTCACCCCTCTGACCATCGTTATCAAACTCG GTACTTCCTCTATTGTATCACCAACATACCCTTTTGTCCCACATCTTCGACTTCTTTCATCTATCGTTGAGACTGTAGTGAAGCTCCGGGCGCAAGGACATCGTGTCGTCCTGGTATCTTCGGGTGCTATCGGTGTgggtttgaggaggatggatctcaagggaagagggaagggatTGCATCAGAAACAG GCGCTTGCTGCTGTTGGTCAAGGACGGTTAATTGCGCTGTGGGATAACCTGTTCTCTCAATTGGACCAACCTATTGCCCAAATTCTTCTCACCCGAATGGACATTTCAGAA AGAACGCGTTATCTCAACGCTCAAAACACTTTCTCCGAATTACTGCAAATGGGCGTTATTCCTATCGTCAATGAGAATGACACGGTCTCGGTCTCT GAAATCAAATTTGGCGATAATGATACACTATCGGCGATCTCCTCTGCCATCTGCCATGCCGActatctcttccttttgACTGACGTTGACTGTTT ATACACAGACAACCCCCGTAATAATCCCGATGCGAAGCCTGTGAGAGTCGTACGCGACATTGAGAAGGTGAAACAGCAAG TGTCTACCTCTACCCTCGGAACATCTCTCGGAACAGGAGGCATGTCCACAAAGCTCATTGCTGCCGAGCTTGCTACCGCTGCAGGCACAACCACCGTCGTTATGCATTCAGCCAACGTCACTGACATTTTCAAAATCATTGAAAACGGTCCTTCACCTTGCCGGGAGATAGCAGAGACTCCCGAATTGTTTGAGGGCCCGCTGTGTACGAGATTTTTGAGACGAGAGTCAGCTCTTAAAGA CCGAAAATGGTGGATCGCCCACGGTCTTCACGCTGCTGGTACTGTTGTCATCGACGAAGGTGCCTGCCGTGCCATCCGACGCAAAGAATCCGGTGGCCGACTTCTTCCTGCTGGTGTCGTCCGCGTCGTCGGCCCTTTCGCAAGTCACCAAGCCGTCCGTCTCATTGTTCGCCGTCGACGCCACGACGACGTCGCTGCCCTTGACTCAGTCGACGAATCAACCCCTGGTAGCTCTACCCCCGACCTCTCCCAAATACCCCAGCCGGTTACACTCGcttctcctgctcttcGACACCTTACAATTGGAACCACCAATCCTATTACCATCCTGTCTGACATCAACAACACTGAACCTGATACTCCTCAGCTCCAACCTTCCATGTCTCTTTCATCATCGATCGCTTCCCTCGACCCATTAAGCAGAAGCGTGCCCCCTAGCCCCGCGATAACGGCTTTGGCAGAGAGGTTAGGCACAGCATCCTTAACGAGTATTGGGCGGGGGATGGCTGAAGGTGAGAGCGATGAGTGGGAAGAGGTCGAAGTGGCAAAGGGTCTGGCTCGGTACAACAGTGTAGAGATTGATAGGATTAAGGGACGAAAGAG TTCGGAAATCGAAAAACTTATTGGATATGTCGAAAGCGAGCATGTGGTGGACTCGATTACGTTCTTGTAG